One Danio rerio strain Tuebingen ecotype United States chromosome 22, GRCz12tu, whole genome shotgun sequence genomic window carries:
- the si:ch73-352p18.4 gene encoding inositol 1,4,5-triphosphate receptor associated 2-like isoform X1 translates to MNESGLCDYAGILGDSDDSDDDPNLAKQLAASWESLSIMDRLGLKSSVEMTEQEVESAFTQFVMGFHCDQYTLTQRLQAERHDRIVAEENLQRELRQTRDMLQVLYERLPEVDSRNMIQQMNSSLQTLESNVDNVVKTAEMLGAAHQEARVSHAVELMSVHLEHLQKRHDTESEEMLEVRKLLHRRKGRLYSDCTDDRDLFRHSSQQPTRRRVSITLLPTQSEMKQLETLFLDNCESNVEVKKTPDEQTDKRQEVVPDSPFISLSQDDDGDSSVFQSVTQISPLCHRRRLNSQIEPAGSSFEGEEPNTELCLTAERRPLLSWRSSYRWIVRITFTLIMLMIVALLY, encoded by the exons ATGAATGAATCAGGCCTGTGTGATTATGCTGGAATACTGGGAGACAGTGACGACAGTGATGACG ATCCAAACCTAGCCAAGCAGTTAGCGGCTTCCTGGGAGAGTTTATCCATCATGGACAGACTGGGATTGAAGAG CAGTGTGGAGATGACGGAGCAGGAGGTGGAG AGCGCGTTTACCCAGTTCGTGATGGGATTTCACTGCGACCAGTACACGCTAACGCAGCGTCTGCAGGCGGAGCGACACGACCGCATCGTAGCGGAGGAGAACCTGCAGAGAGAACTGCGGCAAACCAGAGACATGCTGCag GTGTTGTATGAGCGCCTCCCAGAGGTGGACAGCAGAAACATGATTCAGCAGATGAACAGCAGCCTGCAGACGCTGGAGAGCAACGTGGACAATGTTGTCAAAACCGCGGAGATGCTCGGAGCTGCACACCAG GAGGCGCGAGTCAGTCACGCGGTGGAGCTGATGTCTGTACACCTGGAGCATCTGCAGAAACGCCATGATACAGAGAGCGAGGAGATGCTGGAGGTCAGGAAGCTGCTGCACAGGAGGAAGGGGCGATTATACAGCGACTGCACGG ATGACCGAGACCTGTTCAGACATTCATCGCAACAG CCAACGCGCCGCAGGGTTAGCATCACCTTACTCCCGACTCAGTCTGAG ATGAAGCAGTTGGAAACGTTATTTCTGGACAACTGCGAATCTAATGTGGAAGTGAAGAAAACCCCTGATGAGCAAACAGACAAGCG ACAGGAAGTAGTTCCCGATTCTCCCTTCATCAGTCTGAGTCAAGATGATGATGGTGACAGTAGTGTGTTTCAAAG TGTGACGCAGATCTCCCCATTGTGTCACCGCCGCCGCCTAAATTCTCAAATCGAGCCAGCAGGAAGTTCATTTGAGGGGGAGGAGCCTAACACTGAGCT ATGTCTCACTGCAGAACGGCGCCCCCTGCTGTCCTGGAGGTCTTCGTACAGATGGATCGTCAGAATTACGTTCACTCTAATAATGCTGATGATAGTGGCTCTTttatattaa
- the si:ch73-352p18.4 gene encoding inositol 1,4,5-triphosphate receptor associated 2 isoform X2, with the protein MNESGLCDYAGILGDSDDSDDDPNLAKQLAASWESLSIMDRLGLKSVEMTEQEVESAFTQFVMGFHCDQYTLTQRLQAERHDRIVAEENLQRELRQTRDMLQVLYERLPEVDSRNMIQQMNSSLQTLESNVDNVVKTAEMLGAAHQEARVSHAVELMSVHLEHLQKRHDTESEEMLEVRKLLHRRKGRLYSDCTDDRDLFRHSSQQPTRRRVSITLLPTQSEMKQLETLFLDNCESNVEVKKTPDEQTDKRQEVVPDSPFISLSQDDDGDSSVFQSVTQISPLCHRRRLNSQIEPAGSSFEGEEPNTELCLTAERRPLLSWRSSYRWIVRITFTLIMLMIVALLY; encoded by the exons ATGAATGAATCAGGCCTGTGTGATTATGCTGGAATACTGGGAGACAGTGACGACAGTGATGACG ATCCAAACCTAGCCAAGCAGTTAGCGGCTTCCTGGGAGAGTTTATCCATCATGGACAGACTGGGATTGAAGAG TGTGGAGATGACGGAGCAGGAGGTGGAG AGCGCGTTTACCCAGTTCGTGATGGGATTTCACTGCGACCAGTACACGCTAACGCAGCGTCTGCAGGCGGAGCGACACGACCGCATCGTAGCGGAGGAGAACCTGCAGAGAGAACTGCGGCAAACCAGAGACATGCTGCag GTGTTGTATGAGCGCCTCCCAGAGGTGGACAGCAGAAACATGATTCAGCAGATGAACAGCAGCCTGCAGACGCTGGAGAGCAACGTGGACAATGTTGTCAAAACCGCGGAGATGCTCGGAGCTGCACACCAG GAGGCGCGAGTCAGTCACGCGGTGGAGCTGATGTCTGTACACCTGGAGCATCTGCAGAAACGCCATGATACAGAGAGCGAGGAGATGCTGGAGGTCAGGAAGCTGCTGCACAGGAGGAAGGGGCGATTATACAGCGACTGCACGG ATGACCGAGACCTGTTCAGACATTCATCGCAACAG CCAACGCGCCGCAGGGTTAGCATCACCTTACTCCCGACTCAGTCTGAG ATGAAGCAGTTGGAAACGTTATTTCTGGACAACTGCGAATCTAATGTGGAAGTGAAGAAAACCCCTGATGAGCAAACAGACAAGCG ACAGGAAGTAGTTCCCGATTCTCCCTTCATCAGTCTGAGTCAAGATGATGATGGTGACAGTAGTGTGTTTCAAAG TGTGACGCAGATCTCCCCATTGTGTCACCGCCGCCGCCTAAATTCTCAAATCGAGCCAGCAGGAAGTTCATTTGAGGGGGAGGAGCCTAACACTGAGCT ATGTCTCACTGCAGAACGGCGCCCCCTGCTGTCCTGGAGGTCTTCGTACAGATGGATCGTCAGAATTACGTTCACTCTAATAATGCTGATGATAGTGGCTCTTttatattaa
- the si:ch73-352p18.4 gene encoding inositol 1,4,5-triphosphate receptor associated 2-like isoform X3 produces the protein MGFHCDQYTLTQRLQAERHDRIVAEENLQRELRQTRDMLQVLYERLPEVDSRNMIQQMNSSLQTLESNVDNVVKTAEMLGAAHQEARVSHAVELMSVHLEHLQKRHDTESEEMLEVRKLLHRRKGRLYSDCTDDRDLFRHSSQQPTRRRVSITLLPTQSEMKQLETLFLDNCESNVEVKKTPDEQTDKRQEVVPDSPFISLSQDDDGDSSVFQSVTQISPLCHRRRLNSQIEPAGSSFEGEEPNTELCLTAERRPLLSWRSSYRWIVRITFTLIMLMIVALLY, from the exons ATGGGATTTCACTGCGACCAGTACACGCTAACGCAGCGTCTGCAGGCGGAGCGACACGACCGCATCGTAGCGGAGGAGAACCTGCAGAGAGAACTGCGGCAAACCAGAGACATGCTGCag GTGTTGTATGAGCGCCTCCCAGAGGTGGACAGCAGAAACATGATTCAGCAGATGAACAGCAGCCTGCAGACGCTGGAGAGCAACGTGGACAATGTTGTCAAAACCGCGGAGATGCTCGGAGCTGCACACCAG GAGGCGCGAGTCAGTCACGCGGTGGAGCTGATGTCTGTACACCTGGAGCATCTGCAGAAACGCCATGATACAGAGAGCGAGGAGATGCTGGAGGTCAGGAAGCTGCTGCACAGGAGGAAGGGGCGATTATACAGCGACTGCACGG ATGACCGAGACCTGTTCAGACATTCATCGCAACAG CCAACGCGCCGCAGGGTTAGCATCACCTTACTCCCGACTCAGTCTGAG ATGAAGCAGTTGGAAACGTTATTTCTGGACAACTGCGAATCTAATGTGGAAGTGAAGAAAACCCCTGATGAGCAAACAGACAAGCG ACAGGAAGTAGTTCCCGATTCTCCCTTCATCAGTCTGAGTCAAGATGATGATGGTGACAGTAGTGTGTTTCAAAG TGTGACGCAGATCTCCCCATTGTGTCACCGCCGCCGCCTAAATTCTCAAATCGAGCCAGCAGGAAGTTCATTTGAGGGGGAGGAGCCTAACACTGAGCT ATGTCTCACTGCAGAACGGCGCCCCCTGCTGTCCTGGAGGTCTTCGTACAGATGGATCGTCAGAATTACGTTCACTCTAATAATGCTGATGATAGTGGCTCTTttatattaa